CACCTTCCGCTCTGTCGTCCGCGCCATCGCGGCCGAGCACGACCTGCACGCGACGTTCATGCCGAAACCCATCCCGAAGATCAACGGCTCCGGGATGCACACGCACCTCTCGCTGTTCACCGAGGACGGCGAGAACGCGTTCCACGACGAGGACGACGAGTTCAACCTCTCCGAGACGGCAAAGAGCTTCACCGCCGGTATCCTCAAGCACGCACCGGCTATCACGGCCGTCTCGAACCCGACCGTGAACTCCTACAAGCGTCTGGTCCCGGGCTACGAGGCACCCGTCTACGTCGCCTGGTCCGACCGTAACCGCTCGGCGCTCATCCGCAAGCCGGCCGCCCGCACCCCGGCCGCAAGCCGTATCGAGGCTCGCTTCCCCGACCCGTCGTGTAACCCGTACCTCGCCTTCGCCGCGCTCATCCACGCTGGGCTCGACGGCGTCGAGCAGGACCTCGATTGTGACGACCCTGTCCGCGAGAACATCTACGACTTCGACGAGGAGAAACGCGAGGAGTACGGCATCACCACGCTCCCGTCGAACCTCGGCGAAGCCGTCGAAGCGCTCGAAGACGACGAAGTGATTCAGGACGCTCTCGGCGAGCACGTCTACGAGAACTTCGTCGAGGCCAAAACGCAGGAACACAAGGAGTACCTCGTCGACGTCTCCGACTGGGAACTCGACCGCTACCTCGAGAAGTTCTAAACGGCTTCCACTTCAGTATTTTTCTGCGAGTTGCTCACCGGCCAGCGGTAGCGTTAGCAGGACCCCGGTCCCGACCCCTGCAAGCAGCGTGACGGCGACCGGCGTCGGGTCTAACCCGAACGTCACCCCGAGCAACGTTCCAACCGAGACAACGCCCAGCAACGCCGTGATACCGACACCGTGCCGGGTCGGTTCCGGGATTGAATCTCCTAGGAGCGCCCAGACCACGGCACCCGCGACAGCGACACCCAGCGCGCCGGCCGAATTGCGGGAAACGCCGGTGACGAACAGCCCTGCTACGGCGATGACGGCCGCGAAGCCGAACACCCGCTCGGGCGTTTTGAGCGCACCGAGGGCGAGCGCGAGGGCCGCACCGGCGATGGCAAAGCCCGCGAGGATGTCGGCGAGGTAGTGGACGCCGAGTACAAGCCGGGAGAGCCCGATGAGGGCGATGATCGTCGCGGCGACGGCGGCGCGCTGCCGACGCGTGCCGACCCGGAGCGCCCACGCGATGCCGCCCCAGACGAGCAGGGAGAGGGTGGCGTGGCCGCTGGGGAAGCCGAACCCCTCTCCGGTCGCCATCGACTCGTAGACGCCCCGCAGCGCCGCCGGGAGCAGTTCGGCGTGGGTGGCCGTACCCGCTCCGGGCGGCCGCGGCAGCGCGAACACGCCCTTCAGTGACACGACGAGCGCGACGGCGACGGCGAGCAGCGCCACGAGCATCGCCGTCCGGTCCCGAGTGAGGCCGCGACCGAGTTTCGGCGTCCACGGGCCGAGCCAGTACAGCAGGCCACAGGCCAGGAATGTGAACCAGAAGTCCCCTAATTGGGTGATGAGGGCGAACAACACGACGACTGCACCGGGCAGCGCCGACAGCACCTCGGTGACGCCGACAGCCCGTATCACTGTCGCCAGTCGCGCAC
The genomic region above belongs to Haloarcula hispanica ATCC 33960 and contains:
- the glnA gene encoding type I glutamate--ammonia ligase; its protein translation is MTSELSEAAQEVLDEIEEKNVDFLRLQFTDILGTIKNVSITADQAEKAFTEGIYFDGSSINGFVRIQESDMRLDPDPSTFSVLPWRENVEGGSSARLICDVIDTSTGEPFSGDPRGVLKRAIERANDMGYTVNAAPEPEFFLFEEDEEGRATTKTNDAGGYFDLAPKDLASDVRRDIIYGLEDMGFDIEASHHEVAQGQHEINFTYDDALSTADNVATFRSVVRAIAAEHDLHATFMPKPIPKINGSGMHTHLSLFTEDGENAFHDEDDEFNLSETAKSFTAGILKHAPAITAVSNPTVNSYKRLVPGYEAPVYVAWSDRNRSALIRKPAARTPAASRIEARFPDPSCNPYLAFAALIHAGLDGVEQDLDCDDPVRENIYDFDEEKREEYGITTLPSNLGEAVEALEDDEVIQDALGEHVYENFVEAKTQEHKEYLVDVSDWELDRYLEKF
- a CDS encoding phosphatase PAP2 family protein, which gives rise to MIRAVGVTEVLSALPGAVVVLFALITQLGDFWFTFLACGLLYWLGPWTPKLGRGLTRDRTAMLVALLAVAVALVVSLKGVFALPRPPGAGTATHAELLPAALRGVYESMATGEGFGFPSGHATLSLLVWGGIAWALRVGTRRQRAAVAATIIALIGLSRLVLGVHYLADILAGFAIAGAALALALGALKTPERVFGFAAVIAVAGLFVTGVSRNSAGALGVAVAGAVVWALLGDSIPEPTRHGVGITALLGVVSVGTLLGVTFGLDPTPVAVTLLAGVGTGVLLTLPLAGEQLAEKY